Proteins found in one Subtercola endophyticus genomic segment:
- the ftsZ gene encoding cell division protein FtsZ, giving the protein MTSNQNYLAVIKVVGIGGGGVNAVNRMIELGLRGVEFIAINTDAQALLMSDADVKLDVGRELTRGLGAGADPEVGRRAAEDHAEEIEEALAGADMVFVTAGEGGGTGTGGAPVVARIAKSIGALTIGVVTKPFGFEGKRRMSQAEDGVAILKNEVDTLIVVPNDRLLEISDRGISMLEAFSTADQVLLAGVQGITDLITTPGLINLDFADVKSVMQGAGSALMGIGSSRGADRAVKAAELAVASPLLEASIEGAHGVLLSIQGGSNLGIFEINDAAKLVQDAVHPEANIIFGAVIDDTLGDEVRVTVIAAGFDGGDATSAAEAKRAFGKVPDDASDLFAGTSSAASTGGALRRDRVEEPAAAAWSQPVEHNSITGTAQLDPASDDDDSDLDVPDFLK; this is encoded by the coding sequence GTGACATCAAACCAGAACTACCTCGCAGTGATCAAGGTGGTCGGCATCGGTGGCGGTGGCGTGAACGCCGTCAACCGGATGATCGAACTCGGCCTGCGTGGCGTCGAGTTCATCGCCATCAACACCGACGCCCAGGCGTTGCTGATGAGCGACGCCGACGTGAAACTCGACGTGGGCCGTGAGCTCACCCGCGGTCTCGGCGCAGGAGCCGACCCCGAGGTGGGTCGCCGTGCCGCCGAAGACCACGCCGAAGAGATCGAGGAGGCCCTCGCCGGGGCCGACATGGTGTTCGTCACCGCGGGGGAGGGTGGTGGCACCGGAACCGGTGGCGCGCCCGTCGTCGCCCGCATCGCGAAATCGATCGGCGCTCTCACCATCGGTGTCGTCACCAAGCCGTTCGGCTTCGAGGGCAAGCGCCGCATGTCGCAGGCCGAAGACGGCGTTGCGATTCTGAAGAACGAGGTCGACACCCTCATCGTCGTTCCGAACGACCGCCTGCTCGAGATCAGCGACCGCGGCATCAGCATGCTCGAGGCCTTCTCGACCGCCGACCAGGTGCTGCTCGCCGGCGTTCAGGGCATCACCGACCTGATCACCACCCCGGGCCTCATCAACCTCGACTTCGCCGATGTGAAGAGCGTCATGCAGGGCGCAGGATCGGCCCTCATGGGCATCGGCTCGTCGCGCGGCGCCGACCGTGCGGTCAAGGCCGCCGAACTGGCCGTCGCGTCTCCGCTGCTCGAAGCGAGCATCGAGGGTGCGCACGGAGTTCTGCTGAGCATCCAGGGCGGTTCGAACCTCGGCATCTTCGAGATCAACGACGCCGCCAAGCTGGTGCAAGACGCCGTGCATCCCGAGGCCAACATCATCTTCGGTGCCGTCATCGACGACACCCTGGGCGACGAGGTTCGCGTCACGGTCATCGCGGCCGGCTTCGACGGCGGCGATGCCACAAGCGCTGCAGAGGCGAAGCGAGCGTTCGGCAAGGTTCCCGACGACGCCAGCGACCTCTTCGCCGGCACGTCGTCTGCAGCATCGACGGGCGGCGCGCTGCGTCGCGACCGCGTCGAAGAGCCAGCTGCCGCGGCCTGGTCGCAGCCGGTCGAGCACAACTCGATCACCGGCACGGCCCAGCTCGACCCGGCGTCAGACGACGACGACTCCGATCTCGACGTGCCCGACTTCTTGAAGTAA
- a CDS encoding FtsQ-type POTRA domain-containing protein: MKRPNGFPPPPPPEPEAPSAPTPPKSVRPIRAPKASAATAAAGSADRDTPAEERTPTSATTGRFTIGGVLPGIRTEPIAPEPSNETTSKGAPTKAATSKAATSKAAPTKAATSKAATSKAATSKAATSKAVSPKASVPTPSRPTATPAAASYAPASPSRSRSDESLARKNVRATERERRRYERAEARRFTERSRRRRLFWLVSAGIVVALVLLVVFTAYSPLFAVRTVDIEGTSRIDAAQVEFALSDQVGKPLALVDYGAINRDLATFTLIQSYAIESELPNTLVIRIVERQPVGSVPSGTGFDLVDAAGVVIEHSDQRPTGYPQIDTTVAAVGSPGFLAATAVLRALPADLLAKVGTVSAATPDSVTLVLTDAGQKVIWGSVDNSALKAVVLDKLIAAQGDNSTYDVSSPDTPIVS, translated from the coding sequence GTGAAGCGCCCCAACGGCTTTCCGCCGCCCCCGCCGCCCGAACCCGAGGCGCCGAGCGCGCCCACTCCGCCGAAGTCGGTGCGGCCGATCCGCGCGCCGAAAGCGAGTGCCGCGACCGCCGCTGCGGGGAGTGCCGACCGAGACACCCCGGCCGAGGAGCGAACGCCCACTTCCGCCACGACCGGGCGTTTCACCATCGGCGGTGTGCTGCCGGGCATCCGCACCGAACCGATAGCGCCAGAGCCCTCGAACGAGACGACCTCGAAGGGAGCGCCCACGAAGGCGGCGACCTCGAAGGCAGCCACCTCGAAGGCGGCGCCCACGAAGGCAGCCACCTCAAAAGCCGCCACCTCGAAGGCGGCGACCTCGAAAGCCGCCACCTCGAAGGCGGTCAGCCCGAAAGCATCCGTCCCGACGCCGTCGCGACCGACCGCCACTCCCGCCGCAGCCTCCTACGCACCCGCGTCGCCGAGCCGGTCACGCAGCGACGAATCGCTGGCCCGCAAGAACGTTCGCGCCACCGAGCGCGAGCGTCGCCGTTACGAGCGGGCCGAAGCCCGCCGCTTCACCGAACGCTCGCGGCGTCGGCGGCTGTTCTGGCTGGTTTCCGCCGGCATCGTGGTCGCCCTCGTGCTGCTGGTCGTGTTCACGGCCTACTCGCCCCTGTTCGCGGTGCGCACGGTCGACATCGAGGGCACGTCGCGCATCGACGCCGCGCAGGTCGAATTCGCTCTCTCCGACCAGGTGGGCAAGCCGCTCGCCCTCGTCGACTATGGCGCGATCAACCGTGATCTGGCCACCTTCACCCTGATTCAGAGCTACGCGATCGAGTCGGAGCTGCCGAACACGCTCGTGATCCGCATCGTCGAGCGCCAGCCGGTGGGCTCGGTGCCGAGCGGAACCGGATTCGACCTGGTCGACGCGGCCGGTGTCGTCATCGAGCACTCCGACCAGCGCCCCACCGGGTATCCGCAGATCGATACCACGGTCGCCGCCGTCGGCAGCCCGGGCTTTCTCGCCGCGACGGCCGTGCTGCGCGCCCTGCCCGCCGACCTGCTCGCCAAGGTCGGTACCGTCAGCGCCGCGACCCCCGACTCTGTGACTCTCGTGCTGACCGATGCGGGCCAGAAAGTCATCTGGGGCAGCGTCGACAATTCGGCCCTCAAGGCCGTCGTGCTCGACAAGCTCATCGCCGCCCAGGGCGACAACAGCACCTATGACGTCTCGTCTCCCGACACCCCCATCGTCTCCTGA